Genomic window (Dasypus novemcinctus isolate mDasNov1 chromosome 10, mDasNov1.1.hap2, whole genome shotgun sequence):
CCTACACCAAGCAGGCCCAGAATTGGCACACAGGGTCTGGAAGGACCAAAGGAGCTTTTAAATCATGCCAAGAAACATCCTGATAAATATCTCCCTCAGGGCCAAAGAGAAATATTTAGGAGACACTGAAAGCGGCCCCTGGGTGGCCACTTGTTACCTCTGCCTCATCTGGGCTCCGGCTTGTTTGAAAACTCCTCCAGGCTAGGACGGCGGGCTGGCCCAGATGGGAAGTGAGGGAAGGAGGCTGGGCCAGGGTGGAAATCCAGATGGCCAGgcagtccccaccccacccaggcaCAGGCTGCTCCCCAGCTCCTGGACCCCTGCTCCTTCGGCGATTTTCTGTCTCTTCGCCCCCTCCCCACGCCTAGATTcccccattctctctctccctctccctctctctctctcagcctctcctgGGCCCTGACTCTgcatctctccatctctctccacAACCTCCTCTCGGTGACTCTCTGGTGGGCCTCTCCTCTCCACCTCTCTGGCTCCCCCGCGCCTCTCCCCGCCCCACTCAGCCCATCCTCCTCCTTGGATGCAGGctgccctccctcttcctctgtaCAGGACAGAGCCCCCCCAGGGCCGCCCCGGGGCCACGGCACCCCAGACCCAGCCTGCGCTCAGTcctcccccccagccctccctgaCACCACCCCTTCCAAACTTCTTTCCGCAGTCAACCCTTAGAACTGCCAGCTACAGACAAAACTGAGAAAATGAGACAAATAGGAAGTCCCTTTTACACAAAAGAGTAAGGAATTAGCTTAATTAAGGGTGGAATATCTTGTCAATAAGGTTTTATAAAAACCATGATGGATATCCATGCATACTGCTAGTAAATAAATATTCGACTAAGTAGAAGCAATTAGaaaccatgaaaatgaaaagtacaGTCAATTatatagaaagttaaaaaaaatcattagataGACTAACTAGTAGTTTGTTTATAGCTAAAGAGATAATTAGTAAATTGGAAGGAAGAACTAAGTAAATCTCCCAAAAAGTAACTCAGACAGGTAAGAAATGGAAACTATCTAAGCGATATAGAGACAAGGAGAAACCCAACAGGAGCACCAGCAAAAgagctaaaaaacaaacaaaaaacacccgaCTTAGTAAAAAAGCAGGTTGGAAAACAGTATCAGAGCATAAACCTATTTTATGACAGAAAATAAGTGAACACATAGAGACATAGACTCCAAAATGTTAACATACTTATCTCTGGGTTGTGGGAGTATGAGGGATTTGCTCTGCATTATGATTTCTTAGGTAATAAAAATTATAGTAACAATTGAAAAACAACCcagaaagaggagaaggaggcaCTGCGCTTGCTCTCGCTCTCCCCTGGCTCTCCCTCGCTCTCCCTGCTCCTTTACTCAGCTGAACCCAACAGGCATTGCAGAAGTACCTGGTGGGGGCTGGCCCTGCTTGTGGCTGCGCAGGCATCAGAGTGCCTGGATGTGGTCCCACTCACCATCTAGCAAGGTGGCCAGGGGACCTGAGGAGAACTTCCAGGTGGACCTTGAGCTGGGTAGGGGCTCTCCGGGGAAAGCAGGCTACTGGCAAGGGTGTGGGGCCCAGAGGCGAAAGCCTGAAGGGTCTGGAAGCCCACCAGGAAGGCTTGCAGAAGAACTACTGCTGAGGAGGTAAGAGGTGATCTCCAAGGTAAGAGGAGACGTCCAAGCGCCAGGGACGAGGGGTCCTCCCTCCGCCTCTAGCAAGGGTCTTTGGAGAGGGAAGATAATAGGGCTGGGAGGGGAGCGAATTTTATGCTTcagcctcctgcccccacccccaggagctAAAACCAGCTTAGCAAGGGCAGCTGCCTGAGACCTGAATGGAAGCATCAACCTGGGGTGGCCTCACAAGCCTGAGGCCTTTGCAGTTACCAGCAGCgggacccccccacccccaccccacagaaGGGACTGCCTCAGGATCTGCCTCACCCAGGAGCTGGAAAAGGGTCCAAAGCCCCCCAGCACCCAAGGCTGTGGGCCCCTCTGGAGGACATCCTCTCAGCCCCGGGGTTctgtttttattcctttaattttctcttgctttctttttcctgcaGAGCCCAGGACTGCAAAAGATACAGTGTCTATGGCTTGTGagtatgtttcaataaaattgctttttaaaaacataaattaaaaaaaaaagggtacagTATGAGATGAAAAAGGCAGCTCAGATCCCCTGCGGGGCTGGGCAGAGAGGATGGGTATTGCTggagagaaacacacacacacaccctcaccGCCAGAGGGCACCCGAGCACAGAGACGCAGCGACTGGAGAGGGGGGAGCCGCAGGTGCAGCGTCCCTGCCCTCCTCCACATCTTTCTGAGCTACTCTCTGCCACAACCTGGCCATGGTGGTCAGCCCTGGAGCAAGCCTGGCGGGCTGGACGTGGAGGGGCTCCAGGTGTGGCAACCCACCCTGCTCAACCCCAAGTTCTTTATTACCCTGATCGCCAACACCTGCTACCAGGTGCCCCTGCTACACAGCTGAGGTAGAGGATTTGGGGTGGAGACAGGTCTGCAGAGCAGCTGGTGCAGAACATTAGAAAGGCAGACTTGGTGCGGTGGAAGGAGCGCTGACGGGGTGTCCGGCCCACTGCCCGCCCCTTCTCTCCCTGTGACCTTGCTCTGGctgggcctgtttcctcatctgtaaataaaAGGTGTGGAGGGACTCGGTAGAACCCAACCGCCCTTCAGGCTCTGACCAAAGACATGCCCCACCCTCCTTGCAGAACCCTGAAAAGGCCAGCGAAGGGCTGGGGGCAGGAGCCAAAGGGCGGAAGAAGCTGCACAGCAGCGGTTCGCCCCGCAGCGCAGGTGCGCCTGGCACTGCGCTGAGGCAACGCCGAAGGCGCGGGGCTCTCTCCCGCACGCCACTGTGAGCGCGCGCCCACACCCGCACCCACACCCTCGCCCAGACCCGGACAGACTCTCGGTCCTCCCTCGAGGCCCAACGCCCAAACGTGCCGTGCCCGCTTGGGACTCCCAATGCTGGCGCCGGCAACTCCACCCGCCGCCAGCAAAGGGTGCTGGGCCAGTGGGTTTTTCTATGGTGGCTGCGAGATGGTGACCCTGATCCCGGCTCCCTGAGAGGTCAACTGCCCAGAGGAGGGCGTCCGCACAGCGCCCGCGTTCGCCTCTCCGGCGACTTCATTCCTTCCGGGACTTCAGCGATGCGGAACAGACCAATGAGGCTGGAGCGCTCTGGGCAGGTGTGGAGGGGAATTGTGGGTGTCATGGGCCCGCGCACCTGGGACCCGACCTCATTTCAGTGACTTGAAGCTTGTGGAGTTGCCTCCAATCGGGGCTCCCTTTACCCCCACCCCATCTTCACCACATCCTTCCCGCCTTCCCCAGCCTTGGGAGCCCGGGCCCCCAAGGTTCAAGAAGTCAAGAGCCTGGAGAAATGCACTGTGCAAATATATTGACTTTATTTGTCTCCGTTCGGGAGCCCCACAGACATATCCAAGTAAAAACATCATTAAATAAACGCCGTCAGCCatcacaatgaaaaaataaatatcactCCTCCGGCCCCAACAGCAGCCGCGCTGCTCCCCAAGTCCCATCGGTCGCGCCTAACAATTATAAAAGTGTTCAGCGAGAGTGTGTTTGCGTGAGTGTGAACGGGTGTGCGGTGGGGGCCACGGTGGAGCGGTGTGCAAAATCGGAGTTGCAAACCATCGGACTAGGGCGTGGAGCGGCTTCCCGGGAAGCCCAGGCGACCTAGAGCCGCCTCTGCGCGGGCCGCCTCCCCGCACACACTCACAGCAGAGTTCGTACTGGgaagagttaaaaaataaacatttacaaGGGCAAAGAAAGCGGCCCCCCTCCCTGGCGCCCCCGCGCGCGCTCCGCCGCAGGGCGAAGGCAGCGCGGGGCGCACCGACCAGGTCGCAGCCCGGCGGGCGCCCAAGCGCGCGGGGGCCGGCGGTCCGGGTCCTCAGGAAAGCCCGGGTGCCGGGCGCGGTCCCCTTTGGGGTTCGCACGCCGGACCCCGGCGCTCCTCACAGGGCCGAGTCGGAGTCGCTCGAGTCCAGGCTGTTTCTCAGTTTGCAGCTGCTGAGCTGCTCCCTCTGCAACGAAAGGCTCTGCGTGCTGCGGCGCAGGCACTCCAGGCTCTGCAGGAACGACTTCCTGGCCTTCTCCTCctccatgggggacaccccctcctcctccacctcctggaTCTCGTCGAAGGTCACCGGCTGTGTCTTGAAGCGGGACTGGCGCTGCCGCCGCAGCCGGCCCTTGCCCTTGGGCAGCTTGGCGGGTCGCACGGGCTGCGGGAACTCGTCGGCCAGGCACACGAAGTGCGGCATCACCGCCTGGTAGCTGGAGCAGATGCCCATCAGCTCGCCGGGCTTGGCGGCCGCCATGGGGCTGCCGGCGTCTGCGGGGCCGGGCGGCGGGGCGCCGGGGTTCTCCAGGGGCGGCCGCTGCGCCGGGGCCCCCCGGGAGGCAGCAGCCGGGGGCTCGCTGGGCGGGGGATCCAAATCTGCTTCGGGGTGGCTGCGGCCCTCGCGGGCCCGGGCCAGCGCTCCTCGGGAGGGCGGGCGGAAGGACGAGCCCGTCGGGGGTCGCGGGGCTCCGGGGCGCTGCTCCCAGGCGCTCGCCGCAGCTGCTGTCGCCGTCTGGCCCGCGGCGGCCGGACCTGCGGCTTATATAGCCCGCTCCTGCCCACACGGCTGCGAGCTCGGATGACAGCGAATGCCATTTAAAGCGTGCGCGCCCCGCGCCCTTCCGCCTGACGTCGCCCCGCCGCTCTGGGAAAGTAACAACCCCTTCGCCGGCGCCCgccgcccctcccctgccaaccCGGCTCCGGAAGGCAGGCCCCGCCCGCGGGGGTTCCGGGAGAATCCGAGCCCCCGAGAGCGCGCCGTGGCGCGTGGCGCGGCTTCCGGGCAGGGGCAGGAGACAGCCGGGGCTTGGGGGTCTCAGGTCAGCTTGACCGCGCTGTCACAGTCCGTTCTGGGATGTGCCCAAATCTGCGTCGACCCGGGTCGCCGGGAGGGCGGAGGCCCCCTTCTCCGCCCCTATTTCCAGATGCACGCACCCCAGGCGCTGGCTACTCCGCCGCCAGTCCTGCGCTGGGCGCACGTGGCGCGATGCAGCTTCCAGCTCTCCTTCCAGCTCTGAGAGCCAGGGCGCCGGGCTTCCCACGGTGGCCTTGGAGGTAGGGGGTGGTTGTTTCCTTCCTCTCTGGGTCCTTGCCACCCCTCAtgaccaccaccacccccatacacacacatacatgtaatatacacacacatacacacacaagcacacaaagTTATTCCATTTTGCTTCTATCCTTCCCTGGATGTCTTCTCTGTGTTTGGCCCTCGGGTACCCCCATTCACTTGCACAAAAGCACAACACTTGGATGTGGCACTAAACAACTACAACGGCGGCAGTAATAAAACTAGTAGCAGCTACCATCCGGAGAGATTTACTTCCAGCCGGCCAGTGAGCCCTTGTTTTACATCTCTAATCCGATTTAATCTTCGTAACAACCCCGTTTGAtgtctgaggaaactgaggcccagagaggataGTAACTCGTGGAAGCAGGTGGGGCGGACTCTTACAGCCCCCTGCTAGGGGCTGAGACAGTTGAGATAAATCGCACCGGTGCCCCAGGAGCagctggcagcctggccccagGACTCACTGGCCTGGCTGGGGAAGCTGAGCAACTCCCTGACAAGAGGCGGAGCTGCTGGCGAGCACAGGAGCAGTGCACCTTCAGACACCCGGGGAAACTCACAGGGCCACTGGCACAGACAGGATCGGTGGGATGTGGTGCCCATTTCTTGCAtatccattcaacaaaaatttGTTAAGAACCTACTATGAATCGGCCTGGGAAATGGCACAGGAGTGAACAAGAAAGTTAAAGGCCCTGCCTCCTGAAAGTTATACACTTTACTGTGATGAAAATAAGGCAGGGTGATGTGTCCGGGATGCAGATGGAGAGCTGGTCAGAATGAGTGGTCAGGAAAGGCTTCTCAGAGGAGGTGATATTTAAGCTGACACCCCAAGGGCAAGAATACTACTATTCAATGCTTATTAAGTGCCAGGTTCTGAGTACTTTTTGTGCATAAACTCATTTATTATGTTAGCtgttttatttaatcttctcaacccaagtgtctatcaactttTATTATTGCCATCTACCGATAggaaaactaaggcacagagaagcTAAATAACttgtctgaggtcacacagctagcaagtaACAGAGgtgagattcaaacccagggaaGCTTGGCTCCAGAGCCCTGGCTCTTACCCACCACACTGAAGAGGTTTGCTTCACGAGGGACAAAGAAAGAGCCAGCCAGGTGACGAAGGGGGAGAGGTATGTTTCTGGCAGAGAGAACCCTAGTGGAAAGGCTCTAAGGCAGGAGAGAGCTTGGCTGATTCAAGGAAAAGCAAGGAAGTCAGAATGGCTAGAGCAGAGCGGATGAAGGGGACGGGAAGTCAGGGCAGCCACCTAAGGCCCGACTGTCATATTAAGGAGGTAGGATTTTATGCCAGCGGCAATGGGAAGGCCCTGGATGGTTTTGAGCAGGTTTATGATTTTAAAAGCCCACTCTGGCTGCTGTGTAGAGAGTAGGCTGGAGAGGAGCAAGCAAAGAAGTCATTTAGAAGGTTGTTACATGACCCCGATACCAGCCACTGAGCACTTGGATTGTGGGGCAGGCAATGGAGATGTAGAAAAATGGTCAATTTGACAGAATTCAGAGGTCTTGCCGATGGATTAGAtgtgggaggagaaggaaaaggaatcaaGATTGACATCTGTGTATTTGGCCTAAGCAATGATAGTGCCATTGATTGACAGGGACTTGCCTTGGGaaaggcgggggaggggggagatgaCAGATGAAATCAAGGGCTGAGATAGGTCCATTATGGAGTTTTGCTGGCTGTCCATCAAAATCTACTACCCACTGGGTGAGGCCTAATATGCTCACCTTGGAGTGATTATGTGAGAGAAAACTCAATATGTATAATCTTAAAGCCACTCACCAAGATTTTAACCAACAGATGAATTGCTGCCAGGAGCAGGAAGCTGtcattcatttgaaaaaaaaaaactataaaatttgaCATTGG
Coding sequences:
- the C10H11orf96 gene encoding uncharacterized protein C11orf96 homolog, with the protein product MAAAKPGELMGICSSYQAVMPHFVCLADEFPQPVRPAKLPKGKGRLRRQRQSRFKTQPVTFDEIQEVEEEGVSPMEEEKARKSFLQSLECLRRSTQSLSLQREQLSSCKLRNSLDSSDSDSAL